Part of the Lolium rigidum isolate FL_2022 chromosome 6, APGP_CSIRO_Lrig_0.1, whole genome shotgun sequence genome, GGAGTGAATGGatgtcttcctcctctacaaAATTCAGCTGCTCACGCAGAACCAGCAGGCATTGCGACGTCCGGCGGAATATGATGTAAAACGACGCGAAGTAGTTGATCAGAAGAAAACCCTGTTGCAAGATATAAGAACCCTTAATTAGATAGCTAATTCTTGTAAAACAGTGAATTCCTCTTATAGTACAAATAGGATGTTGCAAtatcacaaaggaagataaatgcCCTATGcaaaaaaagaaacgaaaaaaagaaaaaaatggctATGCCTTACTGTGAAGTAAGGGACTGCTGCTTTGTAACCGATGAGGCTGAGGTAGAGTAGGCACCCGAGACCAGCAGTTGTGCGTCTCTCCCTGATTGAGAGTCGCTCGTACATGATGCAGTAGCCGTGCGAGATGAGCATGAAGGAGACGAAGGAGGCGGTCTGGAAGAGGATCCCCGTCACATACACGCCGAACGACATCCACAGCGAGCATGTCTGAAGGTTGACACACGAGTACCTGCGCGAAAGAGACATAAATTCAGTCCTTGCTTCCTCTGCAACTTCAGGGATTGTTTAAATTTTTTTGAGGGATAAAAATTGACTGAACATACTGAAAGGCATCACCAAACTACTCTCTTCTTAAAGAACAACGACAAATACATAAGGCATCAGACTGCTCACCAGAAGAGAAATGAGAGTGCCATTTGCAGAGCCTTGATCAAGGGGACCAAGGCCAGGATCCACTGGAGGTTATTAGCCTGTGGTGATGAGAAATAGAATTCTATAGTTTAGTAACAATCAAAGTAATATTAAATCACCGCCAATTCCAATCAGGCTTTCAAAACGGAGTTTTACTTTGAAAAAAATTGAATTCTGCTTAACATTTACACAATTtgagaaagaagaaaaatagtCTCAAGTTAACCGGTAGGATTTGACAGACCTGGAAGTGACGGTTCCTCCAAGAGCTGAAGGCCCATGAGAGCCCCGACGCCGCCCATATCGCCAGGAACCCGAGGTAGAGCGACGGGAGAGGCTGGTAGGCGCTGCTCAACGCCGGaagagaggaagacgacgacgcctcttgcatcttcttcttcttcttcctaccCAGCAACCGACCAACTCCTTCTCCTCGCAATGCACAGAACGGGAAGAAATGATCCTGGCGACGACGGGAAAGCAGGTTCGATCACGAGTGGCTTAGTGTTGACGGAGTAGCAGTGTGCATATACATACATAAATAGAGAGGGATTAGATTTGATCTTCTCATGGCGGTATTGGGTTTGGCGTCTGAGAGGGGGGAGTGCGTACGTGCGGCCCCCTTTTTTTCTCACCAGAAGCGTTATGGGGTGTAGGAGTGGTTAGGGTTGGTTGCTTATTGGAGGGAAAAAATACTAAAGGCAACGGCTCTATTCGTGCCACGGATTAGTGAAAACAACGGTCTAATTGAACTGAATTGAATTGTACAAACCATGGCTAATTACTATTCTCCTTGTTTTGTTCCTCTGACCCAAGGGCAACCATTTATGTTATAAGCACCTTAATTATTGTTTCGGATAAAGACAGTAATTAAGTATGTACTGCACACAACTTCAGATGTCACACGAGATCGTAATAGTTGGTAGAACTATATACCACGATCCACGATCGATGTACCGAAGAACACGCGGGCCTGCATATATAGGAGACGAAGAAGAAAGATCATGTCACGAGTTTGTAGGGCTGCAAATGCTAAAAACCCATATTCTGGAAGCAAAAAATGGTAAAGAACACGCAAGGCACGCATCAGTTGCATGGCGGTACGATACATACCTTGCCGCCGAAATTAAGAAATGCTGTAATATCGGCGGATCGTGGCCGCATATCGTGCAGGTTCTGCATAGGTTAGCCTGGGTCAACGCATAATTAACTGACAAAAATTAACATGGCTGTTTTTTTGTCTTCCAGTTCCTAGAAGGATCTGAAACAAGCTGGACACGTGGCAACATGAAGCAGATTTGAGAGCAGTTGGTGGCAGTGGCAGTCTACTGATTCCACATCGCAAGAAGGCCGGTTTGACCGGAACAGGTGCGGGAGGGGATGAAATCAAGCGTTTGAGATTTAGGTGCGAGGCTGAGAGCATTAGGTAAACCAACCCCTCCCTGTGGCGCACGATCATTGCGGCGCACGGAACCGCAACTCCGCGCGTGGCGATCCACGGCGACGAGTGACCATTTTTGCTAAGGAGATTATCCTCCGTGCACCTGGTAAACAGGCTCTGAGTGGACTGTATATTTGACTGATTCCGATGTGGATTGTGTTTAAATGCGTCACCGTGGAGTTGCATCGCTTCTATTATTCCACTTGCCATGTTTGTGATGTTGCCTCGCTAGACATTTCTTTTTAATCTTTTACTAGCAAAAGTGTCCGTGCGTTGCGACGGATCTAAAAATAAactaaatatttatatttgaacTGTACCCTGATTTTGGTTGTAtcattggttttgaaattatATTTGTTTTCATCCAAATGACTTAGATGCCCCCTATACAACAATTCCGACAAAAGTATTTCAAGAACTCACCACTTAGTTTCTAATTTTCTTTACATACATCATGTGTATTCAATTACGAAATCATAGTGCAGAAAATAACTTATTAAATTACATGAAAAGACACTGAACTAATTAAATCTTGTTTAATTGTTGCATGGAAAAACCCATTCAATTATTAACAAACTCGAAACCCAAATAAGAAGATCAATGTTGCATATGATTACATGTTTTAGCCGGTCTACGTTGCATGATTATTAGGTATTGTAGCCTCGTACTTCAACAAATTTGCAGAGATGGAAATAACGCTGAAGCTATATCTTAGACACATCTACTGAAAGAACCCAAGGTACCTAGGCCTCTTGTAATGCAGCAGGTGTTTGTTCACCATAGAAAGAAATATATCAAAAACATTAGCATTTTTTCAAGTACACATAAATTCATTCCAGCAACGGCAAATTGATTCAAAGAAGAAAACCAGAGCACGGCCAATTCAAGTAGCAGCAGCAGCTCAGCTCTGTGTTTTACCAGCAGGCGGCGAGCTTGACGATGACGCGTCCTTCTTTGGCTGGACGCTCGCTGTTCAGCCTCGCGCGTCCTGTTGCAGAGCATCAGCCTCGCGCGTCCTGTTGCTAGCTATCGACCTCTcttggcgatttacacaaaaataacccaaaagcggaagaaaagcacagactgaccctccggcgaaactatttcaccaatctaacccttttgtgtggcgcccctcccacgggcgccacacatgcccatgtggctcccctccccgccggcgccacacacccagccgacgtggccccctcgccgccgagccggtgcgcccgtccgacgtggcagcatgtgtggcgccctcccaacggcgccacacatgccaacttatatcatgttttcggtcgaaaacatccGTGGGCTCCgaacgtctgggacttagccgttttgcgaggctcgatgtgtggcgccgatgccacgggcgccacactagcatgtgtggcgccgatgccacgggcgccacacatccacttaagtgtggcgcccgcgcccagcccgacccagccagtttcttctctctctctcgttcctcccaggaaaccgccgccgccgcccgagtccccttcgcccccccaccaaatcgaccaagcaaTCGTCGCATCCGGccggccaagtccttcctcctccattcctcaaggtattccccttcgaatccctcacattcatccactaatttcatagatcttgctagatttgcacatgaaccctagacatggaaactagatttgaaatagctatgtatgtgttgaatgtgtatgtgtaggaaccctagatatgtaggaaccctagatatgtaggaaccctagatgtgttgaatgaaattttacatgtatgtgttgaaatccttatgtatgtatgtggtgaaaggcaaaattggagcttagcaaatgcattctattgtcttacatatgtctattatgtgcctaggaatggtatgtcttacgaaattcatatgtgtgatgtatttggatatgaactctcatgtatgtgtgatgtatatgtgattcaaaagttagatatattctcatgtattcttgatggaataactcatatttgttaggaatgtatgtgattcgaaagttagatatattcacatgtatgtgttgctcatatttggtatgaatggctcataatatgttgtatgtgttgctcatacatgtaggatggtgtggcttctggatgaagagtacgacaggcagcaccgggctgttcatatgacggagaggggaacagatcttcaccctttgaagattcgttaccatggcacaccggatataccttatgacgagaggtacacggagttcatccggcctaccggtcttatgccgttcatatcccttgtaagccgtgggggccacacatgaaccctcggcactcaccgcccttgtcgaccggtggaggccggagactcacaccttccacttgagggccggcgagatggcccctactcggcaggatgtttccatgatccttgcactacctattcggggcgagccaccgtgtatgaacacagcttccgatgggtggcgccagcagatggtGGGGCTTATTGGcgaggctcctccgccgccgtgaaaatccaaaggagagagttcccgccggcgcgtctttcacttGGATCGGAACTAACTTTGCGgaatgccccatagaggccgacgaggacactcggaggacgtacgcccgcgtgtacttatggtacatgatttccaggactctctttcccgacggtgggggtaagctggcccattggtgttggctgaaggcgcttacggtgttggacgcccggtggagttggggaacaagcggcacttgcctacctctaccggcaggtgatgatttgttctatgtactattttcctatagtagtgcgctacacaaagtagtaaccaaatatcttatgtacgcagttggacgaagcttgtcgcaggactcgggagcaagacgggtagcggcggtattggtggatgcatgctcctactttccgtatggagccggGACCGCCTATCGCTTGGGCGTCCCGtggtactcaacgagacgccatggcctcatttccctcactttcccgatcgggagcccacttgggcatacctttgggacaatgtctcggagatgacgagcgatccaatgatcatgtacagagcaagtacactcgcggagttggacactcttaccgccgagcaggtaaccgatcaccgcggagttgcaatcctagttttgattgattctactcggcatctactaaataattgtatgctgcaggtggaatgggagccatatggtagctactaccgtattggcgcggcgatgaccgacctaaaccccaagtgcacggagaGAGGCGCAGCtccggcgtatgcgctgcccactcatatgcatgtggcttgttgaacaccaccagccgcaaagagtgatgagacaagtttgggctgtatcgggagtgcccaccaatgtggcaagacacggacaaggcgcttcactgtgtaaacttcggaatcatgcgatggaagattcttgatagaagaggtacaaactaacttgttgattcttgcaggcttgataggcagcggcagaggaagatcacaaattggccagtccatcatagcggccacatcacagcgttccaacaccgcttggaagcggcacggaatgccggccccgagcggattgtgcctcacgacttcaccgctttcaacaactacctcgagtggttccatcgaacacgcgtatcgagttagtgaagcgcgcgtatcgtgaagagatcttggacgaccccatccagcttcgatgaggttgggcaaagccaagcacgacacttttgctcgcagagggagatcgacttctattgcttccgagctgaacttcgtggtaatggattctctcactaactagtacatcatctagattgccatgtgctcgcttaaattgtgtatgctatgtttgtcacagcgggaggagatccgaAAACAACtcgaggagtgcgaggttgtgtGGGAGCAGAGCCACACGTATGAAAAGCtccgtcggaccgttgcggaatttcgttaaggtatgatcaccaactttgaatgtacgcaattatgttctggt contains:
- the LOC124663348 gene encoding uncharacterized protein LOC124663348, translated to MQEASSSSSLPALSSAYQPLPSLYLGFLAIWAASGLSWAFSSWRNRHFQANNLQWILALVPLIKALQMALSFLFWYSCVNLQTCSLWMSFGVYVTGILFQTASFVSFMLISHGYCIMYERLSIRERRTTAGLGCLLYLSLIGYKAAVPYFTGFLLINYFASFYIIFRRTSQCLLVLREQLNFVEEEDIHSLHGTLSTKYTMFKRFQGAMQVAAVAFIMVYMRADDTPDNYWFRVLVREWVQFCIFMYIGWNFRIPEASLHLPVMPLMKSNWEIAMPPIYSVEMDAADFRGLVSDQWHVGVRTPYADSCCSSQPLLVLVQNPSPKVSRATTASQAHLQG